From the genome of uncultured Bacteroides sp.:
ACTCTCTTCCAAAGACACCGCTTGCTCTTTTTTGAATTCATTTATTAATCTGTTTCTAAGCGACATACAGAGATAAGCTCTCATAGAAACAGGCTCACTCAAAGAATTCCGTTTTTCATAAATCGTAATAAAGAGTTCTTGTATAATATCTTTTACCAAATCTTCATTATGAGCAAACTTCATTCCATAAGCATAAAGGAACTCAGCATGCTGTCGGAACAGATTTTTCCATTCCTGCTCATCATTATTCCTTAATTTATCCCAAGATATCTGCATAAAATGCTATTAATATAATTAATTATTTACTAGTGTAATAAACGGCTCATAACAGTTTTACTGTTGCTACGTAGATCTTTAGGAGTCTGATTATATCGTTGCTTACAAAATTTAGTAAAATGTGCCTGAGACGAAAACTGATATCTATCTGCTAACTCCTGAAAAGGAATAGAGGTAGAAATTATATCTTGTAATACAAACTGAGATTTACGTTCAAGCATCCACTGATAAGCCGATTCTCCAAAATTCTTTTTAAATTCCCTACAAAAAACACTTAAACTAGATTTAGCCAAATCAGCAAATTCCTGCAAGTTCTTTACTGATTTATAGTTTGCATATACAAATTCTTTAAAATCCATATTCTTTCCCAAAATAGGAGAAAAAAATGCTGCTAATTCATTCATTGAATAAGAATTTTTTAAAACTAAAATTAATCCGTTTTGTTTCCATTCATTCAACTCTGAAAAATTAAAACCAGATAAAGAATATGATTGATGAAAAAATTCAAGAAAACATTTTAAACTATACTTTATAGGTAAAGTTAAACATTTCTTTTCATTTTCAGCATTATTCTCTGATGACAGAGTTAACCATTGATTAATTTGGCTAATAGAATTCTTTGTCATCTCACATTTTACAGCAATAGAAGTTTCTATTGCTAATAAATTGAATTTAGTTCCCGGAGGTAAAAATAACATGCCATCCGAAAGAAGCATCTTATGATTGCATTCAACACATGAAACTAAAACTTTACCTGATAAAACAAATAAAATAGTACTACTATCACCTGTTTTTATCTCTTTATGATTATCCTTACGTACATCAATCTGTGAAAAACAAGCAGAATTTAAAGCTGAATCCATATTATTTATTTTTAATATTAATCTTCTTTTTACCTCTATGACAATACGAACCATCATTTATACTGGTTCTGAGAAGAAAAAAAATATATTTTTAATAACTAATTTGTAAACAGCTTTATTCTAGCGCTTTCTAACACTCATAAATCATTGATTTTCTGATTAATAATTAAAATGCATAAACTAAATTAATTGCAGCTTTTGTAAGGCCGAAATAGTTATAATCTAAACTCTTATTGTTATTCCATGAATTATTCCACGTTATTTTATCATAAGTAAGGTGTACATAACCAACTCCGGCAGTCGCTTCAATATGCAAATGTTTATTTAATGCCCATTGATATCCACAAGCAATTCCCATTCCATATAAATATCCAGCATACCAGTCGCTATTTGAAAGCCCTTTTCGCTGAAATGGAAAAATCATATTTTCAGCGCCAAAGTGAGAATAATAAAGATGATATCCTAAATAACCGCCATTAAAACTTCGTGAAAACCAATAACGAATCTCTGGTTGTATCAGATAAGATACCGATTTTCCATCGTGTTCTGAATCTCCAGGTTTTATCCCTATTGAAAGTTCTATAGAAACATTTTTATTAATCTTCTTTTCAATAGCAAGGTTTGGGGTTGCTAATCCCCACAAAATTAAATTAGTTTTCAATTCATAATTATTAGCATACGTTGGTAAAGAAAGCATCGGCATAAGATTTCTTCTGGAGGAATTTGGTGAAGTATCTAATATTGGACGATGCTGAGCCAATAATGAATCTGATAAAGATTTGTTTATTGAAGGATTATTTATATTAGAATTCTTATGAATGGCCTGAAGCATAATCTGCTTCTCTTTTTTCTCTTTCTTCTTTAATTCAATAATTACACTTCTGGCAGAATTCATTAATATGTTAACTGTCTGAGGATAATAGTTTTTTTCTTTAACTGCAACGATGTGATTACCTTTACATAAAGAAAAACTAAAATTCCCATCAATATCAGTACGTGTAAAAGCCTTTCCATCAACAGAAACTGTAAAATTATAGAGTGGAGACTTCGATTCTTTATCTTTTAAACGCCCATTTAAAATATATTTCTGGAGAGGTCTCACATATAAATAATCAGAAGCAGCTTTCTTTATTTCCAGATCATAATTAACAAGTAATTGGTTAAGCAATTCTATTGCATTCTTATCGGCTGATACATCACTTATATATAAACGGTTAGTTAGCTCTGGATTAAAATTAATATGTACTTTCTTTCTTTTGCTTATCATTTGAAGAACTTCAGTCAGCGTTTTTTTACTCTTTGAAACACGGTTTTGGTTCTGAGCTTCAGATTGAAAAGATATACCAAACATTAATACACATAATAGAAGATTATAAATATTTATTCGTGCCATTTTTAGTTCGTTTAGTTATATATAGACCTTCTTATTTCCTGATATATAAATCAGTAGGTAAGAAAAAAATAGTTTCTAAGCACAAAATAAACATTTAAAATTCATATTTAAAAAAAGATATTCATTTTTTATTTTTAGAAAAAACCAATAAAACAATAATGTATAAAATTTAGGCAAAATTATATAAACACAAATCCAGCATCAGAAAATACCTTTGCAGCAGGTTTTAATAAAGGAATAATTCTCTATATTTAAATTATCATTGAATTATGAAAAAGAAAGTTTTAATTTTATTATTTGCAATAGCTCCAATAGGACTGTTTGCACAAAATACTGCGCAAGGTCAGGAAAAAGCTTTAAAGCAGTATGGATTTTGGGATAACTGGTTTATTCAAGGACAAATTGGTGTACAACGTACATACAGTGAAAGTCACAAGTATGCTTCTTTCGGCGATAAAATTAGCCCAACAGCAGCATTAGGTGTTGGAAAATTCTTTTCTCCTGAAGTAGGTGCTCGCTTACAAGTAGGAGGATGGACTTCTGCTAATAACAAACTAGACTATTCGTATAACGTAAAGTACTTTAATGCTAACACCGATGCTTTGTTTAACCTAACAAATATCTTCCTTCCTTATAAAGAAGATAGAGTGTTTAATCTGATTGGTATCGTGGGTATAGGTTATGTACATGGTTTCAGGAATTCTGATGAAAATGTACATGCAACAAATAGTGTTGCTCCACGTATTGGTTTACAGGCTGACTTCCGCTTAAGCAATGCATGGAGCATAAATCTGGAAGCAAACGGAAACTTATTACGTGACGACTTCAACGGACAAGAACAATTCGGATGTTCATATGACGGAACTTTGAATGTTTTAGCAGGTGTAACCTATCGTTTCGGAAGAAGAGGATTTGCTACAGTAGATGTTGCTGATCCTGCATTAATTCAATCTTTAAATGACCAGATCAATTCACAAAGAGCTCAGATTGAAGAATATAAAGCTTGTTGTGAAAAGAAATCAGCAGAACCAAAGACAATTATTAAAGAAGTTCCGGCTGCAAAAGGTACTTTATTAAATTCAGTAGTTACTTTCCGTATTGGTAAAGCTACAATTGATCCAAATCAGGAAGTTTATGTGTATAATGCTGCACAATATCTGAAACAAAATCCGGATGCCAAAGTTTCTATTGCAAGTTATGCTGATAAAAAGACTGGAACAGCAGCATTTAACCAGAAATTGAGTGAACAACGTTCTGAAGCAGTAGCTAAAATGCTAAAAGAAAAATACAGTATTGCTGAAAACAGATTCACCGTAGAAAACAATGGTGACAAGCAACAACCTTATCCAGACAATAATGACTGGAACAGAATAAGTATTATTACTTCTAAGTAATATTACTATTGGTTATAAAACTAGACTTAAACTACATACAGTTAAGATGAAACATACAGATTCTACGAGATTTCAATAAATAAATTCAAATCAATTGAAAATAGTTTCTCTTAACTCTAAAAGGGGCTGTATCAAAAAAGATACAGTCCCTTTCTACTTATTAATCTTACTGTTTGCGTATAAAATTCCTTCTTTGTAAATTGCAGCTGTTTTTTAACTTAAATCAAATAAAAACGGCAATGATCCGACTCATTTTACTTACTGATTTTACAGAATCTTATGCACACAAGTTATTAAAGGGCATAATGGATTATTCAAAAAAGCATGAGCCATGGGTATTATGTCGTATGCCGCCGGCTTTCAGACAACAATACGGGATAGAAGGTATTCTGAACTGGGCTAAAAGATGGAAAGCTGATGCTATTATTGCTCAGTTTGACAATGTGGACAATGTTGATTTATTCAGAGAAAACGGTATCGTGGCACTTGCTCAGGATTATAAATCAAGATTTTCAACCATACCCAACATTACAAGCGACTATAAGCTGACAGGCAAAATGGTTGCTGACTTCTTTCTTCAGAGAGGGTTTAAGAATTTTGCTTTTTTTGGCTATAAAAATGCCTGTTGGTCTCAGGAAAGATGTGAAGGATTTAAAAATGAAATAACAAAATTCGGATTCGAGAAAAATTTCTATGCATTCCATAACCAAAAGTTGGAAGAATTGTGGTATTACAAGCAACACCCGGTTTCCAAATGGCTGAAGTCACTACCCAAACCTATAGCTCTGATGGCGTGTGATGATACGCAAGGGCAAATAATTACTGAGATTTGCAAAATATGCAATTTAAGGATCCCCGAAGATATTGCTGTTATGGGAGTTGATAATGATGAAATGACGTGCGATCTTTCTGACCCGTCACTTTCAAGTGTGTTGCTGGATGTTGAAAAAGGTGGTTATGATTCGGCCGAACTGATCGACAGAATGGTGAAATCTCAGAATTTTGATGATTATCGTGATATCTTTATCAGTACATCATACATTGTGCAACGACAATCAACAAACGTATATCCTATTCAGGATAAAGAGATTGCAAAAGCATTAAAATTCATTGATGAATGTACACTGGAAAAAATAAATGTAGACGATGTTGTTAAACAAGTTCCACTTTCAAGACGACTATTGGAAATTAGATTCAAGCAATTTACTAAAATGTCTATATACCAGTACATAATGAAAAAAAGAATGGATCGTTTTGCACAATTGCTCATTGAATCTAAAGCACCGGTAAATGAAATTGCTGCCCAGTTAGGAATTACAGACATGAAAAACCTATCACGACAATTCAAAACAATTGAGGGCTGTTCTCCTCAGCAATACAGAAAAAAACATACCCCCAAAAATGATTAGCTAATATTTGTGACTGCCAACTTCGACAGAGATCTTCTTTTCCTTATTAGTGCCATATTTCACAACTAGTTCAAACGGCTCATTAGTATCTATCGTGATATACGGTACTTCATTTATTGATTTTCGTGAATCCGCAATAAGAGAAATCATTCCTTTTGGGCCGAAAGGAAAACGTTCGATGCCGTTTTTCTCAGTCAGATTCATATCCCAGGTTATTGTTTTCGTAGAATAATCTGAACGGATACCTATGATAAATTCAATAAATTCGGCAATTGGAGGAAGACCGGTCCAGCCCACAAAGTCTCTTCTGGCCATGAATCCCGGTTCGCAGCTTTCCGGAGCATAATATTCAAAGAAAGTTCCTGTCTTTTTATAAACCTCAAACACCTGATTATAATGATTCATAGCTATTTCGTGAGCCAAAGTTCTGTATCCTTTTTCGGCAAGACCATTGATAACCATGTAATTTGTTCCAGGCCAAATTCCACCTTGCCAGTAACGTCCGTCTTCTTTATATTTAGGATGATCGGCCGACAATGAAGGTACACGGTATTTTCGATTGAAAGTCTTAGGGTTATTCAATTCAGAAACAAGTCTGTCCAGCTTACCTTTATCTAGAACATCTGAATATAGAGCCCAATATGCCCCAATTCCTTTGGTAGAACACAATGAACCATCGGCATACTGATCATAAAGAAATCCTGTTTTCTCATCCCACAGATTTTTACGGATATACTCTTTCAACATCTTCACTTCGTCCTCAAAATCTTCAATCTCCTGCCATCTTTCAAGATAGAATCCCATCTGCAAAAGAGTGTTTGCAATAAAAAGCTGTTGAAGATTCGTATCCAACCAAACCATGTGACCATTACTGTAAATGGGGTTATACTTTGACTGTACCCGAGGCATATTATCCATACCTGTGCCCCAGCCGCTCGACCAATAAGTTCCGTTTTGCCATGTACGATTCAGCCTCAGCCATTTATAATAAGCACACAGTACAGGAAATACTTTATTCAGACGGTCTGTATCACCAAATTCCTTGTAATAAGCCATCTCTACCCAGGGAATAAGGTTCGGGCCGGTACTAGTGGGATCGTAGCGTTCAAAACAATCAGAGCCATCTGCCCTTATCTCACGACAAATAAATCCGTCAGGGTGTTGCTTTGCGTAGAAATTATCAAGAGTATGTTGGAATGGAAAGAAACGTGCGCCGTAACGGGCAAAGAGCATCATAAAGGAAGTGTCCCACATAAAGATATTTCCGTTGTAAGCAGTATCCAGATAACTTGCCACAAATCCCGATCCAGGAATAGGATCTTTGATGTTGCCGATAGCAATCTGCCATGCATGCCAATACATCTCGATTTCTTTCTCATGACCTGTCCAAACCGGGCTTGGCAAAACAGACTTAGCTTCCTCAAAAGAGCCATGTTTTATTATATTTGGTTTCATTATCCGAAACTCATTCTCTGCAACTAAAGCATCTTTTACGTAAGTATCCTTATACTGTAACCTGTATTTACCGGATATAGAATCATTTTGGGCTATTATATTTGAAGAATATCCCGATATTAACGAACATAGGGCAATTCTTATAATCAGTTTCACGTTATTCATAATTCATTATTTTACCTAAATCCAGAAACAAAGTGTTAAGGTAATCTTTTTAAGTTAGATATTATTAATAAACAGCTAAAAATTGAATTAGACAACTAAAGCAGACGCTCCTAATAAGCTTATATCCTCGCTTTGGGAAACCATAATTTTTATATTCTCAATGGTTTTCTTATACGGAAAATCGGACATTGCATTAAACATACTTTCTGAGAAAAGCGAATATGCAGACGCAATTCCCCCTCCTAAAACAATTGCTTCAGGATCATAAGTATATAAAACCACTTTCAGAAGATTGCCCAAATGAGCGCCGATCTCATTCCATACAGTTTTTGCCTGAGCATCTCCAGTTATAGCCTTTTCGTAAGCTTCTTTTCCTGTTGTATTATGATACTTTACAAAAAAGCCGCTGCTACAATAGTGTTCGTAATCATAATCAAGATATGATAATGAACCTATTTCACCCGCTCCGGTATTGACACCATTATACAGTTTTCCATCAATAATAACTCCCGCCCCTACTCCAGTGCCTAATGTTATTCCAATTACATCGGAATACGGAACACACTCTCCAAAAAGTTTTTCGCCCAAGGCAAAGCAATTGGAATCATTGTTAACGAAAACAGGCATTTTAAATTTCTGTTCAAGAATATCCTTCAGATGCACCTCTTGCCAGGAAGGAATATTGGCTACATTATACACGATTCCGCGTTCTGTATTGACAACTGAAGGCACTCCTATACCTATTCCTTCAGGATTAGAAGGCATTACATCTTCTATAAGCTTTATCAAAAAAGAAAGAACCTCCTCTTCACTAGCTTTCGACGGGCAAGGAGCGCTAACTTTATGCACCACCCTACCATTTTCTATTATCCCGACACGTATATTTGTACCTCCTAAATCTATTGCTATTTTCATAATATTATTTTTGTATCTTTATAGTTAACAACTTTTTCTGTCAAAAAGCTGACAGATTTACAACTTTAAAAGTTTCTTTATTTTATCAAATAGTGCTGTATTTTCATATATTCCAGTAAAATTATAGGCACCTGGTCCAAAAGCATAAACCGGAACCATCACTCCACTATGCCCATCTGTAGAAAATTTACCTACAATCTCTCCTTTATTCAAATCGCCACCAACTAATGTTAAACCACCAGTTTCATGATCGGCAGTAACAACAACAAGTGTTTCGCCATCTTTAGCTGCCCATTCGAATACTTTACCTACAGTTTTATCAAAGTCAACAACCTCTTGCATCAACATGTCGAGTTGATTAGAATGTCCGTAATCGTCTAGTTGTGACCCCTCAATCATCAGGAAGAAGCCATTCTTGTTTTGTGAAAGTAAATCTATTGCTTTCATGGAAGCTTTCTCCAGAATATTGCCTCTTACTTTTGGTTCAGGAAGGTCAAGCGTATCAACCACAGCCAGTACTTTTCCAAACTTTATCTTGGCAAGATCATCCCATTTTCTAGGAGTTTTATAACCCTTTTTCTCCATTTCCCTGAAAATATTTCTTCCATCGGGCCTGTTTTCAAAATAACGTGATCCGCCTCCGAAGATAAAATCAACACCACAGGTTGTATAGTCGGCAGTAATTTCATAATCCTTATCACGATCTGCATTATTACAACAAAAATCTGCAGGAGTAGCATCATTCAAACGGCAAGTCACGACTACACCGGTGGAAAGTTTCTTTGCTTTGGCAAAGTCGGTCAGTGAAGGGAGTGGTTTTCCATTCACATCTGTTCCTACCATGTGGTAATTTGTTTTATGACCAGTGGCAAATGCTGTTCCTCCAGCTCCGGAATCGGTTATCAGTTTATTGGCACAATATGTCTTTGACAGACCCACAGCCTGTGCATTTTCAATATTCAGCTTTCCTTTATTGACAGTCCATGCTGAATACATGTGCATAAGACTCATACCATCGCCCACCATAAAGATTACATTCTTTATCTTTTTACCTTTCGGGGCATGAAGTTTAACTACATTATAAGTATTATCAATCGTTACTGTTTGTTCCTTATCTTTACGGCTTTGTGCTTGCAAAGTAGCAGACTGTGACATTAAAAGTACAACAGCTAGCGCTACATTCATAAAACTCTTTTTCATATTTTTAAACTATATCATTACTATTTCATTTCTATACGAACCATTACAGGAGCATGGTCTGACAAATAAATTGTGTTATTCGTTTCAGCAAGTACACCATATTTTAAGACCTTTAATCCACCACGAACGAAAATATAATCTATGAGTTCCCGTTCATTCAAAGGAAGCTTTCCAAAATCGTGATAACTCCATGCAGGGCCATATAATACAGAAGACACCGTCCGTGTATCTGTTAAGTGCAATGCTTTATTGGAATCAGTAAGTGATTTGATAACACTTGATGAAGGGGCTGAATTAAAATCGCCTGTAACAATAACCGGAAGCTTCTGCCCTATTTTACTTATGTTGTTCAATAGAAGTTTTACACTTTCTCTGCGTGCTATTTTTCCAATATGATCCAAATGAGTATTAAGCACAAAAAGATTTTTATTGGTTCTTTTATCTTTCAAAATAGCCCAGGTTGCAATTCTTTCACAAGCTCCGTCCCACCCCAATGAACCAGGAACATCGGGTGTTTGACTTAACCAAAAATAGCCGGACTTTACCAAACTAAAGCGAGACTTTTTAAACCAAACGGGGCTATATTCACCTTGCTCCTTTCCATCCTTACGTCCAACTCCGATAACTTCATATCCGGGAAGAAGACTCTTCATATCTGATAACTGATTATGAAGAACTTCCTGAGTTCCCAAGATATCAATATCATAAAAACGAATAGCATTTGCTGCATTCTCTTTACGGTACTTCCAGTTATTGAGACTATCTTCGGGATTGTCGTATCTCACATTGAATGTCATTACATTTATACCACTATCCTTTGAAGTTTTTTCGGGAAGTGTCCATGAAACAAGCAGTGGTAAAAATAAAATTAAAAAATACTTTTTCATATCTATATCATGATAAATTCTTATTTAACAAACAGATTTTCTGCAGGTATTGAAGTGAATTCTTTTGAATTAGGAACTTTCCATGCCCATTCAAGACTCTCACCTTCATAATCTTCAAAATACAACAGCTTATATATGTGAAAGCCTTTTTTCAAAGCAATTTTTCCTGTAGCCGAAATTGCAGCATGTGAACCATCATTATTCACAACTTCCTTGTCGTTAATATATAGTTTGCTTCCATCGTCGGATTTTGTAAGGAACTCATAAATACCATCTTCGGGTACATATACAAGACCTTCAAACGTATATGCAAAATGATCGGATTGCAAAGCTTTCAATATTGAAGGTTCTTTTAAAACTCCACTTTCTTTGACCTGAGATAAAAGAATATCAGAGACTTTAGTAAAATTACCTTCATAGTAGTTATATGACGTTCCGTGAACTGAAGGTGATATATTATTCAAAGCCTCATCAAAAACAGCTTTTCTTGCGTGAACAATCATAGTTGGACTAGGCTCGATATCTTCTTTATAAGCTTTCGCTCTGATTTCTGCCGATTCACTAATCTTAATCGGGCCGCAATAAACAGGAGAATCATCGTCGGGTTCACTTCCATCAAGCGTATATCTTATTTCAGTATACGGTGTTGCGGAACCCATCCTCACATCTACCTGACCAATAAATAAATCAAGATCAGTTTCTACATATGGAACAGAAACAAACGATTTTTCTGTATACGAATAGGGAGAAGAATGATCTGAAGCACCCCTTTTATAATTCGGAGTTGCCGATAAAGTAAAATTTAGAACTCCACCTTCCATTAGTTGCTGGTAAGTTATATAATTATTATCTATACGTTTCCCATTAAGCTCTACCTTCTCAATATAAATATTCTTATCTGGATTATTGGCTATAATGGTCAGTTTCTTTCCGTTAGCTAATGTAATCACCGCTTTTCCGAACAAAGGAGAAGTGAGATTAAATTCATTGGAGCCAGGACAAACAGGATAAAGACCTAGACTACTGAAGATATACCATGCAGACATTTGCCCGCAATCTTCATTTCCACAAATACCATCAGGAGTAGGATGATACATTTCCTTTAATAATCTCCGTACCATTTCCTGTGTTTTCCATGGACGTCCCACATAGTTATACAGATACGCCATGTGATGACTAGGTTCGTTTCCATGCGCATATTGTCCTATTAATCCAGAGACATCAACTAAATCACCCACCAGTGGCGATTTGGTGGTAAACAAAGAATCCAAAGCATTAATAAAATGATCTTTCCCACCCAAAAGGCTGACTAAACCATTAATATCATGAGGCACAAAGAAACGATATTGCCACGCATTGGCTTCTGTATAATTTCTACCTATTTCATAAGGATTAAAAGAAGCATCCCAATTACCATCCAGTCTCTTTCCTCTGAAAAAGCCTGTACTTCCATCAAATACATTCAGGTAGTTTTGAGAACGCTTTATGTATGTTTTATAAATATCATTTTTTCCCATTGCCCTAGCCATTTGTGCAATAGCCCAGTCATCATAAGAAAATTCCAAAAGGCATGAAATAGATTCCTTTTTAATATTTGAAGGGATAAATCCATATT
Proteins encoded in this window:
- a CDS encoding GH92 family glycosyl hydrolase, with the translated sequence MMKNALKFLILLLLLSGCSQKEIRLTKFVDPFIGTGGHGHTYPGATQPFGAVQLSPDTRFGNWDACSGYHYNDSTINGFSHTHLSGTGCIDLGDILFRPLAKSSENVSLIDILHPSSFSHSDEKAYPGFYSVILKDGNIKAELTSTTYAGVHRYTFPKGSHKSIAIDLAHSLDNEFIYESSFKQTGANEISGMRCTRGWVDNQYIYFVAQFSQPIKTLTFLNNGKKELADSVLKGKNIQAIAGFDSKNQKPIVVKVGLSIVSMENAKENLLHDIKGFDFNSISKSSLNNWNKMLSVIQVEDGQQDDIKNFYTALYHSMVVPNIVSDVNGEYRGHDMITGHLKEGEKQYSTLSIWDTFRAWNPLMTVIDTTLTRNIINSLLNDYDKSGELPIWPLSAGETSTMIGYHSASVIADAYLKGIRSFDAEKALKAMIESSEKNKKGADYYIKYGFIPSNIKKESISCLLEFSYDDWAIAQMARAMGKNDIYKTYIKRSQNYLNVFDGSTGFFRGKRLDGNWDASFNPYEIGRNYTEANAWQYRFFVPHDINGLVSLLGGKDHFINALDSLFTTKSPLVGDLVDVSGLIGQYAHGNEPSHHMAYLYNYVGRPWKTQEMVRRLLKEMYHPTPDGICGNEDCGQMSAWYIFSSLGLYPVCPGSNEFNLTSPLFGKAVITLANGKKLTIIANNPDKNIYIEKVELNGKRIDNNYITYQQLMEGGVLNFTLSATPNYKRGASDHSSPYSYTEKSFVSVPYVETDLDLFIGQVDVRMGSATPYTEIRYTLDGSEPDDDSPVYCGPIKISESAEIRAKAYKEDIEPSPTMIVHARKAVFDEALNNISPSVHGTSYNYYEGNFTKVSDILLSQVKESGVLKEPSILKALQSDHFAYTFEGLVYVPEDGIYEFLTKSDDGSKLYINDKEVVNNDGSHAAISATGKIALKKGFHIYKLLYFEDYEGESLEWAWKVPNSKEFTSIPAENLFVK